A genome region from Aptenodytes patagonicus chromosome 26, bAptPat1.pri.cur, whole genome shotgun sequence includes the following:
- the LOC143170997 gene encoding LOW QUALITY PROTEIN: nuclear receptor subfamily 2 group F member 1-A-like (The sequence of the model RefSeq protein was modified relative to this genomic sequence to represent the inferred CDS: inserted 1 base in 1 codon) encodes MVLGGGGGGRWGADLLLPSAAVQRGRLAHAPSSPGQYPVVPGDPYGGHGYLSGFISLLLRAEPYPPARYGAQCLQPSGVVGIESICELAARLLFSTIEWAKGIPFFPDLQLSDQVALLRLGWSELFVLNAAQSALPLHAAPLLAAAGLHAAPMAADRVVAFMDHIRLFQEQVEKLKALHVDAAEYACLKAVALFSPDAXGLSDPGQVAGLQEKSQCALEEHVRRQHPSQPSRFGRLLLRLPALRSVSAPGIQQLFFSRLVGKTPIETLIRDMLLAGAALNWPYGPMQ; translated from the exons atggtgctgggggggggggggggcgggcgctggggtgctGACCTCCTGCTCCCCTCCGCAGCCGTGCAGCGAGGCCGCCTGGCTCACGCCCCGAGCAGCCCCGGCCAATACCCCGTGGTCCCCGGGGACCCCTACGGCGGCCACGGCTACTTAAGCGGCTTCATCTCACTGCTGCTCCGCGCCGAACCGTACCCCCCGGCTCGCTACGGCGCCCAGTGCCTGCAACCCAGCGGCGTGGTGGGCATCGAGAGCATCTGCGAGCTGGCCGCTCGCCTCCTCTTCAGCACCATCGAATGGGCCAAGGGCATCCCCTTCTTCCCGGACTTGCAGCTTTCGGATCAGGTGGCTTTGCTCCGCCTGGGCTGGAGCGAGCTCTTCGTGCTGAACGCGGCCCAGTCGGCTTTGCCGTTGCACGCCGCCCCCTTGTTGGCCGCCGCCGGGCTCCACGCCGCCCCCATGGCCGCCGACCGCGTGGTCGCCTTCATGGACCACATCCGCCTCTTCCAGGAGCAGGTGGAGAAGCTGAAGGCGCTGCACGTCGACGCCGCCGAGTACGCCTGCCTCAAGGCCGTGGCGCTCTTCTCCCccg ACG GCGGGCTGTCGGACCCGGGGCAGGTGGCCGGCCTGCAGGAGAAGTCGCAGTGCGCGCTGGAGGAACACGTGCGGCGGCAGCACCCCAGCCAACCCAGCCGCTTCGGGCGGCTGCTCCTGCGCCTGCCCGCCCTCCGCAGCGTCTCCGCCCCGGGCATCCAACAGCTCTTCTTCAGCCGCCTGGTCGGCAAGACCCCCATCGAGACCCTCATCCGCGACATGCTGCTCGCTGGCGCCGCCCTCAACTGGCCCTACGGCCCCATGCAGtga
- the SF3B4 gene encoding splicing factor 3B subunit 4 isoform X1, which translates to MAAGPISERNQDATVYVGGLDEKVSEPLLWELFLQAGPVVNTHMPKDRVTGQHQGYGFVEFLSEEDADYAIKIMNMIKLYGKPIRVNKASAHNKNLDVGANIFIGNLDPEIDEKLLYDTFSAFGVILQTPKIMRDPDTGNSKGYAFINFASFDASDAAIEAMNGQYLCNRPITVSYAFKKDSKGERHGSAAERLLAAQNPLSQADRPHQLFADAPPPPSVPTPVVTSLGPGVTPPGLPPPGSFPPPVPPPGAMPPGMPPAMPPPPMPPGAGAPGPPSGAAPSGGHPPHPHPFPPGGMHHPGMPPMQVHHGPPGMGQHHPGPPGSGGQPPPRPPPGMPHPGPPPMGMPPRGPHFGSPMGKWVPARGGHPGPMPHHGMRGPPPLMPPHGYNGPPRPPPYGYQRVPLPPRPAQRPPGVPPRGPLRGPLP; encoded by the exons atggcggcggggcCCATCTCCGAGCGGAACCAGG ACGCGACGGTGTACGTTGGGGGGTTGGATGAGAAGGTCAGCGAGCCGCTGCTGTGGGAGCTCTTTCTCCAGGCGGGACCGGTGGTCAATACCCACATGCCCAAGGATCGAGTCACAGGCCAGCACCAAG GCTATGGGTTTGTGGAGTTCCTCAGCGAGGAGGACGCGGATTATGCCATTAAGATCATGAACATGATCAAGTTGTATGGGAAACCGATCCGAGTGAACAAAGCCTCGGCCCACAACAAAAACCTGGACGTGGGGGCCAACATCTTCATCGGCAACCTGGACCCCGAAATCGATGAGAAGCTGTTGTATGACACCTTCAGCGCTTTCGGGGTCATCCTGCAGACGCCCAAGATCATGCGAGACCCCGACACGGGCAACTCGAAGGGCTACGCCTTCATCAACTTCGCCAGCTTTGATGCCTCGGACGCTGCCATCGAGGCCATGAACGGACAGTACCTCTGCAACAGGCCCATCACTGTTTCCTATGCCTTCAAGAAAGATTCCAAAGGCGAGCGGCACGGCTCGGCCGCCGAGCGTCTCCTGGCAGCCCAGAACCCGCTCTCGCAGGCGGATCGGCCCCATCAGCTGTTCGCCGacgctcctcctcctccgtctGTCCCGACTCCTGTTGTCACCTCCCTGGGACCCGGCGTCACCCCTCCGG GCCTCCCGCCCCCAGGCTCGTTCCCCCCGCCGGTGCCGCCCCCCGGAGCGATGCCTCCCGGCATGCCTCCTGCCATGCCGCCCCCACCCATGCCGCCCGGCGCgggtgcccccggccccccctccGGGGCTGCGCCCAGCGGGGGACACCCGCCTCACCCGCACCCCTTCCCTCCGGGCGGGATGCACCATCCAG GAATGCCTCCCATGCAAGTCCACCACGGGCCGCCCGGGATGGGCCAGCATCACCCAGGACCACCGGGTTCCGGAGGCCAGCCTCCCCCACGGCCCCCACCTGGCATGCCACACCCTGGACCCCCACCCATGGGTATGCCACCCCGAGGACCTCATTTCGGGTCGCCCATGGGTAAGTGGGTGCCTGCAAGAGGCG GTCACCCAGGCCCCATGCCGCACCACGGGATGCGTGGCCCTCCTCCGCTGATGCCTCCTCACGGGTACAATggtccccctcgccccccgccgtATGGCTATCAGAgagtccccctgcccccccggccTGCACAGAGGCCCCCCGGGGTGCCGCCGCGTGGCCCCTTGAGGGGCCCCCTGCCCTAA
- the SF3B4 gene encoding splicing factor 3B subunit 4 isoform X2: protein MAAGPISERNQDATVYVGGLDEKVSEPLLWELFLQAGPVVNTHMPKDRVTGQHQGYGFVEFLSEEDADYAIKIMNMIKLYGKPIRVNKASAHNKNLDVGANIFIGNLDPEIDEKLLYDTFSAFGVILQTPKIMRDPDTGNSKGYAFINFASFDASDAAIEAMNGQYLCNRPITVSYAFKKDSKGERHGSAAERLLAAQNPLSQADRPHQLFADAPPPPSVPTPVVTSLGPGVTPPGLPPPGSFPPPVPPPGAMPPGMPPAMPPPPMPPGAGAPGPPSGAAPSGGHPPHPHPFPPGGMHHPGMPPMQVHHGPPGMGQHHPGPPGSGGQPPPRPPPGMPHPGPPPMGMPPRGPHFGSPMGHPGPMPHHGMRGPPPLMPPHGYNGPPRPPPYGYQRVPLPPRPAQRPPGVPPRGPLRGPLP, encoded by the exons atggcggcggggcCCATCTCCGAGCGGAACCAGG ACGCGACGGTGTACGTTGGGGGGTTGGATGAGAAGGTCAGCGAGCCGCTGCTGTGGGAGCTCTTTCTCCAGGCGGGACCGGTGGTCAATACCCACATGCCCAAGGATCGAGTCACAGGCCAGCACCAAG GCTATGGGTTTGTGGAGTTCCTCAGCGAGGAGGACGCGGATTATGCCATTAAGATCATGAACATGATCAAGTTGTATGGGAAACCGATCCGAGTGAACAAAGCCTCGGCCCACAACAAAAACCTGGACGTGGGGGCCAACATCTTCATCGGCAACCTGGACCCCGAAATCGATGAGAAGCTGTTGTATGACACCTTCAGCGCTTTCGGGGTCATCCTGCAGACGCCCAAGATCATGCGAGACCCCGACACGGGCAACTCGAAGGGCTACGCCTTCATCAACTTCGCCAGCTTTGATGCCTCGGACGCTGCCATCGAGGCCATGAACGGACAGTACCTCTGCAACAGGCCCATCACTGTTTCCTATGCCTTCAAGAAAGATTCCAAAGGCGAGCGGCACGGCTCGGCCGCCGAGCGTCTCCTGGCAGCCCAGAACCCGCTCTCGCAGGCGGATCGGCCCCATCAGCTGTTCGCCGacgctcctcctcctccgtctGTCCCGACTCCTGTTGTCACCTCCCTGGGACCCGGCGTCACCCCTCCGG GCCTCCCGCCCCCAGGCTCGTTCCCCCCGCCGGTGCCGCCCCCCGGAGCGATGCCTCCCGGCATGCCTCCTGCCATGCCGCCCCCACCCATGCCGCCCGGCGCgggtgcccccggccccccctccGGGGCTGCGCCCAGCGGGGGACACCCGCCTCACCCGCACCCCTTCCCTCCGGGCGGGATGCACCATCCAG GAATGCCTCCCATGCAAGTCCACCACGGGCCGCCCGGGATGGGCCAGCATCACCCAGGACCACCGGGTTCCGGAGGCCAGCCTCCCCCACGGCCCCCACCTGGCATGCCACACCCTGGACCCCCACCCATGGGTATGCCACCCCGAGGACCTCATTTCGGGTCGCCCATGG GTCACCCAGGCCCCATGCCGCACCACGGGATGCGTGGCCCTCCTCCGCTGATGCCTCCTCACGGGTACAATggtccccctcgccccccgccgtATGGCTATCAGAgagtccccctgcccccccggccTGCACAGAGGCCCCCCGGGGTGCCGCCGCGTGGCCCCTTGAGGGGCCCCCTGCCCTAA
- the SV2A gene encoding LOW QUALITY PROTEIN: synaptic vesicle glycoprotein 2A (The sequence of the model RefSeq protein was modified relative to this genomic sequence to represent the inferred CDS: deleted 1 base in 1 codon), translating into MDESFRDRTAFIRGAKDIAKEVKKHAAKKVSKGMDRVQDEYTKRSYSRFEEEEDDEDYPPQDGYYRGGEGANEEEGASSDATEGHDEEDEIYEGEYQGIPRHDSLKTGERLGAEAAVGAFDDSEGQRRKDKEELAQQYELILQECGHGRFQWTLYFVLGLALMADGVEVFVVGFVLPSAEKDMCLSDSNKGMLGLIVYLGMMVGAFLWGGLADRLGRRQCLLISLSVNSVFAFFSSFVQGYGTFLFCRLLSGVGIGGSIPIVFSYFSEFLAQEKRGEHLSWLCMFWMIGGIYASAMAWAIIPHYGWSFQMGSAYQFHSWRVFVLVCAFPSVFAIGALTTMPESPRFFLENGKHDEAWMVLKQVHDTNMRAKGHPERVFSVTHIKTIKREDELIEIQSDTGTWYRRWLVRFLNLSQQVWSNFQQCFAPEYRRVTLMMMAVWFTMSFSYYGLTVWFPDMIKHLQNIEYASRTKLFTHEKVRHFTFNFTLENQIHRSGEYFNDKFIGLKMKSVTFEDSLFEECYFEDITSSNTFFKNCTFISTVFYNTDLFEYKFINSRVVNSTFMHNKEGCQLDFSDDNNAYMIYFVSFLGTLAVLPGNIVSALLMDKIGRLRMLAGSSVMSCVSCFFLSFGNSESAMIALLCLFGGVSIASWNALDVLTVELYPSDKRTTAFGFLNALCKLAAVLGISIFTSFVGITKAVPILLASAALALGSSLALKLPETRGQVLQ; encoded by the exons ATGGATGAGAGCTTCCGAGACCGGACGGCGTTCATCCGGGGCGCCAAGGACATCGCCAAGGAGGTGAAGAAACACGCGGCCAAGAAGGTGAGCAAGGGCATGGACCGCGTGCAGGACGAGTACACCAAGCGCTCCTACTCCCGCttcgaggaagaggaggatgatgaAGACTACCCGCCCCAGGACGGCTACTACCGGGGGGGCGAGGGGGCCAACGAAGAGGAGGGGGCTTCCAGCGATGCCACTGAGGGTCACGACGAGGAAGACGAGATCTACGAGGGCGAATACCAGGGCATCCCCCGGCACGACTCGCTGAAAACCGGGGAGCGGCTGGGGGCCGAGGCGGCCGTCGGCGCCTTCGATGACAGCGAGGGACAGCGGCGGAAGGACAAGGAGGAGCTGGCACAGCAGTACGAGCTCATCCTGCAGGAGTGTGGCCACGGCCGCTTCCAGTGGACCCTCTACTTCGTCCTGGGACTGGCCCTCATGGCCGACGGCGTGGAGGTCTTCGTAGTGGGCTTCGTCCTGCCCAGCGCCGAGAAGGACATGTGCCTCTCCGACTCCAACAAGGGCATGCTGG gGCTCATCGTGTACCTGGGCATGATGGTGGGCGCCTTCCTGTGGGGCGGGCTGGCCGACCGCCTGGGCCGAAGGCAGTGCCTCCTCATCTCCCTCTCCGTCAACAGCGTCTTcgccttcttctcctccttcgtCCAAGGCTACGGCACCTTCCTCTTCTGCCGCCTCCTCTCGGGCGTGGG CATCGGTGGCTCCATCCCCATCGTCTTCTCCTACTTCTCGGAGTTCCTGGCGCAGGAGAAGCGCGGGGAACACCTGAGCTGGCTCTGCATGTTCTGGATGATCGGGGGCATCTACGCCTCCGCCATGGCTTGGGCCATCATCCCCCACTACG GCTGGAGCTTCCAGATGGGCTCGGCGTACCAGTTCCACAGCTGGAGGGTCTTCGTCCTGGTCTGCGCCTTCCCCTCGGTCTTCGCCATCGGGGCGCTCACCACCATGCCCGAGAGCCCCCGCTTCTTCCTGGAG AACGGCAAGCACGACGAGGCCTGGATGGTGCTGAAGCAGGTCCACGACACCAACATGAGGGCCAAGGGCCACCCCGAGAGGGTCTTCTCG GTCACCCACATCAAGACCATCAAGCGGGAGGACGAACTCATCGAGATCCAGTCGGACACCGGCACGTGGTACCGGCGCTGGCTCGTCCGATTCCTCAACCTCTCGCAGCAG gtCTGGAGCAACTTCCAGCAGTGCTTCGCGCCCGAGTACCGCCGCGTCACGCTGATGATGATGGCCGTGTGGTTCACCATGTCCTTCAG CTACTACGGGCTGACCGTCTGGTTCCCAGACATGATAAAGCACCTGCAGAACATCGAGTACGCCTCACGCACCAAGCTCTTCACCCACGAGAAGGTCCGGCACTTCACCTTCAACTTCACCCTGGAGAACCAGATCCACCGGAGTGGGGAGTACTTCAATGACAA GTTCATCGGCCTGAAGATGAAGTCGGTGACGTTCGAGGACTCGCTCTTCGAGGAGTGCTACTTCGAGGACATCACCTCCAGCAACACCTTCTTCAAGAACTGCACCTTCATCTCCACCGTCTTCTACAACACGG ATCTCTTTGAGTACAAGTTCATCAACAGCCGGGTGGTGAACAGCACCTTCATGCACAACAAGGAGGGCTGCCAGCTGGACTTCAGCGACGACAACAACGCCTACATGATCTACTTCgtcagcttcttgggcaccttgGCCGTCCTCCCCGGGAACATCGTCTCGGCCCTCCTCATGGACAAGATCGGCCGCCTCCGCATGCTGG CCGGCTCCAGCGTCATGTCCTGCgtcagctgcttcttcctctccttcggcaACAGCGAGTCGGCCATGATCGCGCTGCTCTGCCTCTTCGGCGGCGTCAGCATCGCCTCCTGGAACGCCCTCGACGTGCTCACCGTGGAGCTCTACCCCTCCGACAAGAG GACGACGGCCTTCGGTTTCCTCAACGCCCTCTGCAAGCTGGCGGCCGTGCTGGGCATCAGCATCTTCACCTCCTTCGTG GGCATCACCAAGGCGGTGCCCATCCTCCTGGCCTCCGCCGCCCTGGCCCTCGGCAGCTCCCTCGCCTTGAAACTGCCGGAAACTCGGGGGCAAGTTTTGCAGTGA